The bacterium genomic interval GTCTCGCCGGATCGACGGATACCGAGACCTTCCGCGAGGACACCGGGGGGAGCGACGAGGCGATGGATCCCCGGGACGTCGCCCTCGAGACCCTCGCGTTCCTCGGGCGCGGGCCGACCTTCGTTCCGGGCGCCGCGAATCGCGCCGGGGCGAAGGCGATGTGGCCGGTTCCCCGGATTCCCCTCGTCCAGGCGCTCAGCAGGGTCAATGCGACGAACTTCGCGCTGCCGTATCACGCGCAGGAAGGCGAGGAGTTCGGGGATCTCGACTAGGCTCCGTCCGGGGACTCGAACCCGGGAGACGGAATGGGAAAGCTCGAAGGCAAGGTCGCACTCGTGACGGGAGCGGCCTCCGGTGTGGGTCGGCAGACGGCGCCATGGGCAGCCCCGAGCAGGTCGCGGACCTGATCGCGTTCCTCGCCTCGGACGAGGCGGCCTACATCAACGGCGAGGACATCGTGATCGACGGCGGCACGCGCTCCGCGATCTAGTCCCGGCTCCGGGTGATCGCCGTCGCGCGCTCAGTCCTCGCTTCCGTTCGGGTCGCGCCAGGTCCGCTCGAAGGGGAGGCGCCAGGCGCGCGGCGCGATCAGCTGGTGGATCGCGTTCGGTCCCCACGACCCCACCGAATAGGGACGGGCGGGAGGCGGTGTCTCGAGGAGCGGCGCGGCGACCTCCCAGAGACGCTCGATGCCTTCCGCGGTCGTGAAGAGCGTTCGGTCCCCGCGCATCGCGTCGAGGATCAGCCGCTCGTAGGCCTCGAGGACGTCGCCTGCGAACTCCGTGTCGCGCATGGCGAACTGCAGGCTGAGCTTGTCGAGCCGCATGCCGGGCCCCGGGCGCTTCCCGTAGAAGGAGAGCGACATCTTGGAGACGTCGGAGAGGTCGAAGGTGAGGTGGTCCGGGCCGTGGGCGCCGACGCCGGAGTCGGCGGGGAACATGCTCTTGGGTGGTTCCCGGAACGCGATCGAGATGATCCGCTGACCTTCGGCGAGCCGCTTCCCGGTTCGCAGGAAGAAGGGCACGTCGGCCCATCGCCAATTGTCGATCATGCACTTGAGGGCGATGAACGTCTCGGTCTCGGATTCCGGATCGACCCCCTCGATCTCGCGGTAGTCGGCGTACTGGCCGCGCACCACGTCCTCCGGATGAATCGGCTGCATGCTCCGGAAGACCTTGTTCTTCTCCTCGCTGATCGGGCCGGGTGCGAGCTCCGTCGGCGGCTCCATCGCCGTGAACGCGAGGATCTGGAAGAGGTGCGTCACGACCATGTCGCGGAAGGCGCCGGTCGCCTCGTAGAACGCCGCCCGCGTCTCGAGTCCGAGCGTCTCGGGCACGTCGATCTGGATGTGGTCGATGAAATTCCGGTTCCAGATCGGCTCGAAGAGCCCGTTCGCGAAGCGGAAGGCGAGGATGTTCTGCGCCGGCTCCTTGCCCAGGAAGTGGTCGATCCGGAAGATCTGCTCCTCGTCGAAGACCGCGTGCAGCTGACGGTTCAGGGCGCAGGAACTCTCGAGGTTCGTGCCAAAGGGCTTCTCCATCACGATCCGTGAACGCTCGACCAGACCGGCTTCGCCGATGGTCTCGACCGCGGAGAGCGCGGCGCCGGGCGGCACGCTCAGATAGTGGAGTCGTCGGCACTCTTCGTCGAGCTCGCGCTCGGCACGCTCGACGGCGTCACGCAGCGCGCTCGGGCCGGCTCCGAGCGGCACGTATTCGAGGAGCGATTCGAAGTGCCGGACGCGATCGGGCTGGGGCGCTTCGTCGGCGAATTCTTCGAGCGCCTCGCGGACGATGGCGCGGAAGCGTTCGGTGTCGAGCTCCTCGAGCGAGACGCCGATGATGCGGCTCTTGGGGACGAAGCCCTCACCGACGAGATGGAAGAGGCCGGGGAGGAGCTTGCGACGCGAGAGATCGCCCGTCGCTCCGAAGAGGACCACGACCTGCGGATATTGCGGACCGATGTCCGCCGCGTTCTTGCTCAAAGCCTGCCTCCGCGTCGATGCGCGTCGTCGTTCGATTCGAAGGTACGGCACTCCTTCGTCCGGCGCCGAGGGCGCGGCCCGCAGAGGCGGGAGAATCCGCGCGTCTGGGTCGGGTTCGGCCCAAACCGTCGGCCACCCACGATCCCTGCCGATCTCGGCGGAGGACTTCGATATGGTGGACACGCGCAGGTCGGCCGGGGACGCCCGGTCGTGGTCGTGACGGAGGGGCGAATGCAGATCGCGCTGGTCGGACTCGGAAAGATGGGCGCCAACATGGCGCGTCGGCTGATGCAGGGGGGGCACGAGGTCGTCGTCTACGACCTCGATCGCGAGGCCGTCGACGCGTTGGAGAGCGAGGGCGCCGTCGGGGCGACCGATCTCGCCGATCTCGCGACGCGACTCGAGGCTCCGCGCGCGGTCTGGGTGATGGTGCCCTGTGGTGATCCGACGGAAGCCGTGATTCGCGACCTCGTTCAGGTGCTGGGGCCCGACGACGTCATCATCGACGGCGGCAACGCCCACTACAAGGATGACGTTCGCCGGGCCGGCGAGCTGGCGGAGTCCGGCCTCCACTACGTCGACGTGGGCACGAGCGGCGGCGTCTGGGGACTCGAGCGGGGCTACTGCTTGATGATCGGCGCGTCGGAGGCGATCTGGAACCGACTCCGGCCCGTCTTCGCGACCCTGGCCCCGGGACGCGGCGACATCGAGGCCACCCCCGGCCGGCGCGCCGGCGCCAGCACCGCCGAGGAAGGCTACCTCCACTGCGGCCCGCCCGGAGCCGGGCACTTCGTCAAGATGATCCACAACGGGATCGAGTACGGCATGATGCAGGCCTACGCGGAAGGCTTCGACATCCTGCGCGCCCAGGGCGGCGAGAGCGTCGAAGAATCGCTGCGACTCTCGCTCGACGTCGGTGAGATCGCGGAGGTCTGGCGGCGCGGCAGCGTCGTGACGTCCTGGCTGCTCGACCTGACGGCTTCGGCCCTCGCGAAGAGCCCGGAGCTCGACGAGTACTCGGGCCACGTCTCCGACTCGGGCGAAGGGCGCTGGACCGTCGAGGCGGCCGTCGAATCCGGGACACCCGCCGAAGTGCTGACGTCCTCGCTCTATACCCGCTTCCGTTCGCGCAAGAGCCACACCTTCGCGGAGAAGATCCTGTCCGCCATGCGCGCCGGCTTCGGCGGCCACCAGGAGCCACGTTAGTTGGCCGACCCCGCGCCGGACTCCCTGCAGCCGCTGGCTTCCGGAGGTCGCCTTCATCGGTTTCCCGACGCCGAAGCCGTGGCGCGCTCGGCGGCGGACGCCTTCGAGGCGGAGGCGGTCGCGGCGATCGATGCGCGCGGCGCGTTCCGGGTCCTGCTCTCCGGAGGCTCGACTCCGAAGCGGATGCTCGAGGTGCTCGCCGAGCGGGTCGACGACGTGCCTTTCGGCTGGGACGCCGTCCGCTTCTTCTTCGGCGACGAAAGGTCGGTCGGGCCGGATCATCCGGATTCGAACTACGGGATGGCGTGCCGCGCGCTGCTCGACGCGATCCCGGGGTCGGCGCGGCGCGCGGAGCGATTGCGGGGAGAGGCGCCGGATCCGTCGGAGGCGGCGCGCGACTACGAAGCGTGCGTGGCCCGGGAGTTCGGGGTCTCCACCCACGGCGCGCCCCCGGCCTTCGATCTGGTCTTCCTCGGGATGGGAGACGACGGTCACACGGCTTCGCTGTTTCCGGGGACCGCCGCGCTCGAGGAGCAGACGCGCTGGTTCGTCGCGAACGAGGTACCGCAGCTCGGGACCCGTCGATTGACGGCGACCTTTCCCCTGCTCGCCGGCGCGCGGCGGATCGTCTTTCTGGTTTGCGGAGCGGGGAAGCGGGCGCGCATGGCCGAGATCATGAGTCCGAATCGGGATCCCTCCGCGGTTCATCCGTGCGAGCGTGTTCGAAACGAAGGGCGGCTCGACTGGTTCGTCGATCGGGCCGCGGTGGGCGATCTCCGATGAGTCGCCCCGATCGGATCGTGTCGCTCCTGCCTTCCGCGACCGAGATCGTGTTCGCGGTCGGCGCGGGGGATCGGCTCGTCGGTCGTTCCCACGAGTGCGACCATCCCCCCGGCGTCGAAGTGCTCCCGGTACTCACGCGCCCGAGGCGGTCGCTGCCGCGCGCGAGCGGCGCGATCGATCGGACGGTCCGGGAGATCGTCGCCGAGGCGATCGCCGTCTACGAGCTCGACCTGCCGACCCTGGAAT includes:
- a CDS encoding SDR family oxidoreductase encodes the protein MGSPEQVADLIAFLASDEAAYINGEDIVIDGGTRSAI
- the zwf gene encoding glucose-6-phosphate dehydrogenase codes for the protein MSKNAADIGPQYPQVVVLFGATGDLSRRKLLPGLFHLVGEGFVPKSRIIGVSLEELDTERFRAIVREALEEFADEAPQPDRVRHFESLLEYVPLGAGPSALRDAVERAERELDEECRRLHYLSVPPGAALSAVETIGEAGLVERSRIVMEKPFGTNLESSCALNRQLHAVFDEEQIFRIDHFLGKEPAQNILAFRFANGLFEPIWNRNFIDHIQIDVPETLGLETRAAFYEATGAFRDMVVTHLFQILAFTAMEPPTELAPGPISEEKNKVFRSMQPIHPEDVVRGQYADYREIEGVDPESETETFIALKCMIDNWRWADVPFFLRTGKRLAEGQRIISIAFREPPKSMFPADSGVGAHGPDHLTFDLSDVSKMSLSFYGKRPGPGMRLDKLSLQFAMRDTEFAGDVLEAYERLILDAMRGDRTLFTTAEGIERLWEVAAPLLETPPPARPYSVGSWGPNAIHQLIAPRAWRLPFERTWRDPNGSED
- the gnd gene encoding decarboxylating 6-phosphogluconate dehydrogenase translates to MQIALVGLGKMGANMARRLMQGGHEVVVYDLDREAVDALESEGAVGATDLADLATRLEAPRAVWVMVPCGDPTEAVIRDLVQVLGPDDVIIDGGNAHYKDDVRRAGELAESGLHYVDVGTSGGVWGLERGYCLMIGASEAIWNRLRPVFATLAPGRGDIEATPGRRAGASTAEEGYLHCGPPGAGHFVKMIHNGIEYGMMQAYAEGFDILRAQGGESVEESLRLSLDVGEIAEVWRRGSVVTSWLLDLTASALAKSPELDEYSGHVSDSGEGRWTVEAAVESGTPAEVLTSSLYTRFRSRKSHTFAEKILSAMRAGFGGHQEPR
- the pgl gene encoding 6-phosphogluconolactonase codes for the protein MADPAPDSLQPLASGGRLHRFPDAEAVARSAADAFEAEAVAAIDARGAFRVLLSGGSTPKRMLEVLAERVDDVPFGWDAVRFFFGDERSVGPDHPDSNYGMACRALLDAIPGSARRAERLRGEAPDPSEAARDYEACVAREFGVSTHGAPPAFDLVFLGMGDDGHTASLFPGTAALEEQTRWFVANEVPQLGTRRLTATFPLLAGARRIVFLVCGAGKRARMAEIMSPNRDPSAVHPCERVRNEGRLDWFVDRAAVGDLR